In Paraburkholderia caribensis, a single window of DNA contains:
- the rpsN gene encoding 30S ribosomal protein S14, with product MAKLALIEREKKRARLAAKFAPKRAELKAIIDDQSKSEEERYAARLELQQLPRNSNPTRKRNRCAITGRPRGTFRKFGLARNKIREIAFRGEIPGLTKASW from the coding sequence GTGGCTAAACTGGCACTGATCGAACGTGAAAAGAAGCGTGCGCGCCTGGCTGCCAAGTTCGCACCGAAGCGTGCTGAGCTGAAGGCAATCATCGACGACCAAAGCAAATCGGAAGAAGAGCGTTATGCGGCTCGTCTGGAGTTGCAACAACTGCCGCGCAATTCGAACCCGACCCGCAAGCGCAATCGTTGCGCAATCACCGGTCGTCCGCGTGGCACCTTCCGTAAATTCGGGCTGGCGCGTAACAAGATTCGTGAAATCGCGTTCCGCGGCGAGATCCCTGGCCTGACCAAGGCGAGCTGGTAA
- the rplE gene encoding 50S ribosomal protein L5, whose amino-acid sequence MARLQEFYKEKVVPGLIEKFGYKSVMEVPRITKITLNMGLGEAVADKKIIENAVGDLTKIAGQKPVITKARKAIAGFKIRQGYPIGAMVTLRGQAMYEFLDRFVTVALPRVRDFRGVSGRAFDGRGNYNIGVKEQIIFPEIDYDKIDALRGLNISITTTAKTDDEAKALLASFKFPFRN is encoded by the coding sequence ATGGCACGTTTGCAAGAATTTTATAAAGAGAAGGTTGTTCCCGGCCTGATCGAGAAGTTCGGTTACAAGTCCGTGATGGAAGTGCCGCGCATCACCAAGATCACCCTGAACATGGGTCTTGGCGAAGCCGTCGCTGACAAGAAGATCATCGAGAACGCCGTTGGCGATCTGACGAAGATCGCGGGCCAGAAGCCGGTCATCACGAAGGCACGCAAGGCAATCGCAGGCTTCAAGATCCGTCAGGGTTACCCGATCGGCGCGATGGTCACGCTGCGTGGCCAGGCAATGTACGAATTTCTCGATCGTTTCGTGACGGTTGCGCTCCCGCGTGTGCGTGACTTCCGTGGCGTGTCGGGCCGTGCATTCGACGGTCGTGGCAACTACAACATCGGTGTGAAAGAGCAGATCATTTTCCCCGAAATCGACTACGACAAAATCGACGCGCTGCGTGGGCTGAACATCAGCATCACGACGACTGCGAAGACTGACGACGAAGCAAAGGCACTGCTCGCCAGCTTCAAGTTCCCGTTCAGAAACTGA
- the rplX gene encoding 50S ribosomal protein L24 — MNKIRKGDEVVVITGKDKGKRGVVLAVADDRVTVEGLNIAKKHVKPNPMKGTTGGVEAKAMPLHISNVALVDANGKPSRVGIKVEGDKKVRFLKSTGAVLSA, encoded by the coding sequence ATGAACAAGATTCGCAAGGGTGACGAAGTCGTCGTCATCACCGGCAAGGACAAGGGCAAGCGCGGTGTCGTGCTGGCTGTTGCTGATGACCGCGTGACCGTCGAAGGCCTGAATATCGCCAAGAAGCATGTTAAGCCGAACCCGATGAAGGGTACGACGGGCGGCGTGGAAGCGAAGGCAATGCCGTTGCATATTTCGAACGTCGCGCTGGTCGACGCGAATGGCAAGCCGTCGCGTGTCGGCATCAAGGTCGAGGGAGACAAGAAGGTTCGTTTCCTGAAGTCGACCGGTGCTGTGCTGAGCGCCTGA
- the rplN gene encoding 50S ribosomal protein L14 yields MIQTETRLEVADNTGAREVMCIKVLGGSKRRYANIGDIIKVSVKEATPRGRVKKGEIYNAVVVRTAKGVRRQDGSLIKFDGNAAVLLNTKLEPIGTRIFGPVTRELRSERFMKIVSLAPEVL; encoded by the coding sequence ATGATCCAGACCGAAACTCGGCTAGAAGTGGCCGACAACACGGGTGCGCGTGAAGTCATGTGCATCAAGGTGCTCGGCGGCTCGAAGCGTCGTTATGCCAACATCGGCGACATCATCAAGGTGAGCGTCAAAGAGGCAACGCCGCGCGGGCGCGTGAAGAAAGGCGAAATCTACAACGCCGTGGTGGTTCGCACCGCCAAGGGCGTGCGTCGTCAAGACGGCTCGCTGATCAAGTTCGACGGCAACGCAGCCGTGCTTTTGAATACCAAGCTCGAGCCTATCGGCACCCGCATCTTCGGGCCGGTTACGCGTGAGCTGCGCAGCGAACGTTTCATGAAGATCGTTTCGCTCGCGCCGGAAGTGCTGTAA
- the rpsQ gene encoding 30S ribosomal protein S17 → MNDSVKTSLKRTLVGKVVSNKMDKTVTVLVEHRVKHPIYGKYVVRSKKYHAHDEANTYNEGDLVEIQETRPVSKTKAWAVSRLIEAARII, encoded by the coding sequence ATGAACGATAGCGTAAAAACCTCGCTCAAGCGGACGCTGGTCGGCAAGGTCGTCAGCAACAAGATGGACAAGACGGTTACCGTGCTGGTCGAGCATCGCGTGAAGCACCCGATCTACGGCAAGTACGTCGTGCGTTCGAAGAAGTACCACGCTCACGACGAAGCGAACACCTATAACGAGGGCGATCTCGTTGAAATCCAGGAAACTCGTCCGGTGTCGAAGACGAAGGCTTGGGCGGTGTCGCGTCTGATCGAAGCTGCTCGAATCATCTAA
- the rpmC gene encoding 50S ribosomal protein L29 → MKASELHQKDQAALNKELSDLLKAQFGLRMQLATQQLTNTSQLKKVRRDIARVRTVLTEKANQK, encoded by the coding sequence ATGAAGGCATCCGAACTTCACCAGAAAGATCAGGCCGCGCTCAACAAGGAGCTGTCGGACCTGTTGAAGGCGCAATTCGGCCTGCGCATGCAACTCGCGACCCAGCAGCTCACGAACACGAGCCAGCTGAAGAAGGTCCGTCGCGACATCGCACGTGTGCGGACCGTCCTGACTGAGAAGGCGAACCAGAAATGA
- the rplP gene encoding 50S ribosomal protein L16, producing the protein MLQPKRRKYRKEQKGRNTGVATRGNAVSFGEYGLKAIGRGRLTARQIEAARRAMTRHIKRGGRIWIRIFPDKPISQKPAEVRMGNGKGNPEYYVAEIQPGKMLYEMDGVTEELAREAFRLAAAKLPLKTTFMVRQLGA; encoded by the coding sequence ATGCTGCAACCGAAACGCAGGAAGTATCGCAAAGAGCAGAAGGGTCGTAACACGGGCGTCGCAACGCGTGGTAACGCGGTGTCGTTCGGTGAGTACGGTCTTAAGGCTATCGGTCGCGGCCGCCTGACCGCGCGTCAGATTGAGGCAGCGCGTCGTGCAATGACGCGTCACATCAAGCGCGGCGGCCGCATCTGGATCCGTATTTTCCCGGACAAGCCGATCTCGCAAAAGCCGGCGGAAGTGCGTATGGGTAACGGTAAGGGTAACCCTGAGTACTACGTCGCTGAGATTCAGCCGGGCAAGATGCTGTACGAAATGGATGGTGTGACCGAAGAACTGGCACGTGAAGCGTTCCGTCTGGCTGCAGCCAAGCTGCCGCTGAAGACGACGTTCATGGTTCGCCAGCTCGGCGCCTAA
- the rpsC gene encoding 30S ribosomal protein S3, whose translation MGQKIHPTGFRLAVSRNWASRWYANNNNFAAMLQEDIGVREYLKKKLKNASVGRVVIERPAKNARITIFSSRPGVVIGKKGEDIELLKSELQKRMGVPVHVNIEEIRKPETDAQLIADSITQQLERRIMFRRAMKRAMQNAMRLGAQGIKIMSAGRLNGIEIARTEWYREGRVPLHTLRADIDYATSEAKTTYGIIGVKVWVYKGDTLGRNDAPVVEEVAEEKRPRRNARPGDRRPRRDGEGAPAGARRGAPRRGGAGDGKTGE comes from the coding sequence ATGGGACAGAAAATTCATCCGACTGGCTTCCGTTTGGCCGTCAGCCGCAATTGGGCTTCGCGTTGGTACGCGAACAACAACAATTTCGCGGCGATGTTGCAGGAAGACATCGGTGTTCGTGAATACCTGAAGAAGAAGCTGAAGAACGCGTCCGTCGGCCGCGTTGTGATCGAGCGTCCTGCAAAGAACGCACGTATCACGATTTTCAGCTCGCGTCCGGGTGTGGTGATCGGTAAGAAGGGTGAAGACATTGAACTGCTGAAGTCCGAGCTGCAAAAGCGCATGGGCGTTCCGGTTCACGTCAACATCGAAGAAATCCGCAAGCCGGAAACCGACGCGCAACTGATCGCCGATTCGATCACTCAGCAGCTCGAGCGCCGGATTATGTTCCGCCGCGCAATGAAGCGTGCGATGCAAAACGCGATGCGTCTGGGTGCCCAAGGCATCAAGATCATGAGCGCTGGCCGTCTGAACGGCATCGAAATCGCCCGTACGGAATGGTATCGCGAAGGTCGCGTGCCCCTGCACACGCTGCGTGCGGACATCGACTACGCAACCTCGGAAGCGAAGACGACGTACGGCATCATCGGCGTGAAGGTGTGGGTCTACAAGGGCGACACGCTCGGCCGCAATGACGCTCCGGTGGTGGAAGAAGTCGCCGAAGAAAAGCGTCCGCGCCGCAACGCACGTCCGGGCGATCGCCGCCCGCGTCGCGATGGTGAAGGTGCACCGGCAGGTGCTCGCCGTGGTGCTCCGCGCCGTGGCGGTGCCGGCGACGGTAAGACTGGAGAATAA
- the rplV gene encoding 50S ribosomal protein L22, with amino-acid sequence MEVKAIHRGARISAQKTRLVADQIRGLPVDKALNVLTFSPKKAAGIVKKVVLSAIANAEHNEGADIDELKITSIYVDKAASLKRFTARAKGRGNRIEKQSCHITVTVGN; translated from the coding sequence ATGGAAGTGAAAGCAATTCATCGCGGTGCCCGCATCTCGGCGCAGAAAACGCGCCTTGTGGCTGACCAGATTCGTGGTTTGCCGGTCGACAAGGCGCTGAACGTTCTGACGTTCTCGCCGAAGAAGGCGGCGGGTATCGTTAAGAAGGTCGTGTTGTCTGCGATCGCGAATGCGGAACACAACGAAGGCGCCGATATCGACGAGCTCAAGATCACGAGCATCTACGTCGACAAGGCTGCTTCGCTGAAGCGTTTCACCGCACGCGCAAAGGGTCGCGGTAACCGCATCGAGAAGCAATCCTGTCACATCACTGTGACGGTCGGGAATTAA
- the rpsS gene encoding 30S ribosomal protein S19, with protein MARSIKKGPFCDAHLLKKVEAAAASRDKKPIKTWSRRSTILPDFIGLTIAVHNGRQHVPVYVTENMVGHKLGEFALTRTFKGHAADKKAKK; from the coding sequence ATGGCACGTTCTATTAAAAAAGGTCCGTTCTGCGACGCCCATTTGCTGAAGAAAGTTGAGGCGGCTGCAGCATCGCGCGACAAGAAGCCAATCAAGACCTGGTCGCGTCGCTCGACGATCCTGCCGGACTTCATCGGTCTGACGATCGCCGTTCATAACGGCCGTCAACACGTTCCGGTGTACGTCACGGAAAACATGGTCGGCCACAAGCTTGGCGAGTTCGCACTGACCCGTACGTTCAAGGGTCACGCGGCCGACAAGAAGGCCAAGAAATAA
- the rplB gene encoding 50S ribosomal protein L2: MAIVKVKPTSPGRRAMVKVVNKDLHKGKPYAPLLDVQSKTAGRNNNGHITTRHKGGGHKQHYRIVDFRRTKDGIPAKVERLEYDPNRSANIALVLYADGERRYIIAPKGVTVGTQLMSGSEAPIRAGNTLPIRNIPVGTTIHCIEMLPGKGAQMARSAGTSAMLLAREGTYAQVRLRSGEIRRVHIECRATIGEVGNEEHSLRQIGKAGANRWRGIRPTVRGVVMNPVDHPHGGGEGKTAAGRDPVSPWGTPTKGYRTRSNKRTTSMIVQRRHKR; this comes from the coding sequence ATGGCAATCGTGAAAGTTAAGCCGACTTCGCCGGGCCGCCGCGCGATGGTCAAGGTGGTCAACAAGGATCTGCATAAGGGCAAGCCGTACGCGCCGCTGCTCGACGTGCAGAGCAAGACCGCCGGCCGTAACAACAACGGCCACATCACCACACGTCACAAAGGCGGTGGTCATAAGCAACACTACCGTATCGTCGATTTCCGTCGCACGAAGGATGGTATTCCGGCAAAGGTTGAACGCCTCGAATACGATCCGAACCGTAGCGCGAACATCGCGCTGGTCCTGTACGCAGACGGCGAGCGTCGTTACATCATCGCTCCGAAGGGCGTGACGGTTGGTACGCAACTGATGTCGGGTTCGGAAGCTCCGATCCGCGCAGGCAATACGCTGCCGATCCGCAACATCCCGGTCGGTACGACGATTCACTGCATCGAGATGTTGCCGGGCAAGGGCGCGCAAATGGCGCGTTCGGCTGGTACGTCGGCGATGCTGCTGGCTCGCGAAGGCACCTATGCGCAGGTTCGTCTGCGTTCGGGCGAAATCCGCCGCGTTCACATCGAATGCCGCGCGACGATCGGTGAAGTAGGCAACGAAGAGCACAGCCTCCGTCAAATCGGTAAGGCTGGCGCGAACCGCTGGCGCGGTATCCGTCCGACGGTGCGTGGCGTTGTTATGAACCCGGTCGATCACCCGCACGGTGGTGGTGAAGGCAAGACGGCTGCAGGTCGCGATCCGGTGAGCCCGTGGGGCACGCCGACGAAGGGTTATCGCACCCGTAGCAACAAGCGCACGACGAGCATGATCGTCCAGCGCCGTCACAAGCGTTAA
- the rplW gene encoding 50S ribosomal protein L23, with the protein MSEVRKNDHRLMQVLLAPVISEKATLVADKNEQVVFEVAPDATKQEVKAAVELLFKVEVNSVNVLVQKGKAKRFGRFMGKRKDVKKAYVCLKPGQEINFEAEAK; encoded by the coding sequence ATGAGCGAAGTTCGCAAAAACGATCATCGTTTGATGCAAGTTCTGCTCGCGCCGGTGATCTCCGAAAAGGCGACCCTGGTGGCTGACAAGAACGAGCAAGTCGTGTTCGAAGTTGCGCCGGACGCTACGAAGCAGGAAGTGAAGGCTGCTGTCGAGCTGCTGTTCAAGGTGGAAGTCAATTCCGTCAACGTGCTGGTCCAGAAGGGCAAAGCAAAGCGCTTTGGCCGTTTCATGGGCAAGCGCAAGGACGTGAAGAAGGCCTACGTCTGCCTGAAGCCCGGCCAGGAAATCAACTTTGAAGCGGAGGCCAAGTAA
- the rplD gene encoding 50S ribosomal protein L4, which translates to MELKLLNANGQEGAAVNASDVVFGRDYNEALIHQIVVAYQANARSGNRAQKDREQVKHTTKKPWRQKGTGRARAGMSSSPLWRGGGRIFPNSPEENFSHKVNKKMHRAGLCSIFSQLAREGRIAVVDELTLEAPKTKLLAEKFKAMGLDSVLVITDTVDENLYLASRNLAHVAVVEPRYADPLSLIYFKKVLITKAAVAQIEELLS; encoded by the coding sequence ATGGAACTTAAGCTCCTGAATGCCAACGGTCAGGAAGGCGCAGCAGTTAACGCGTCGGACGTCGTGTTCGGCCGTGACTACAACGAAGCCCTGATCCACCAGATCGTCGTCGCTTATCAGGCGAACGCACGTAGCGGTAACCGCGCTCAGAAGGATCGTGAGCAGGTCAAGCACACCACGAAAAAGCCGTGGCGCCAGAAGGGTACGGGCCGTGCTCGTGCCGGTATGTCGTCGAGCCCGTTGTGGCGTGGCGGTGGTCGTATCTTCCCGAATTCGCCGGAAGAAAATTTCTCGCACAAGGTCAACAAGAAGATGCATCGCGCAGGTCTCTGCTCGATCTTCTCGCAGCTGGCCCGCGAAGGCCGCATCGCGGTTGTCGACGAGCTGACGCTCGAAGCACCGAAGACGAAGCTGCTGGCCGAAAAGTTCAAGGCAATGGGTCTCGACTCCGTGCTGGTCATCACCGACACGGTTGACGAAAACCTGTACCTCGCGTCGCGCAACCTGGCCCATGTGGCGGTTGTCGAGCCGCGTTACGCCGACCCCCTGTCGCTGATCTACTTCAAGAAAGTGCTGATCACGAAGGCTGCGGTCGCCCAGATCGAGGAGTTGCTGTCATGA
- the rplC gene encoding 50S ribosomal protein L3: protein MSLGLVGRKVGMTRIFTAEGDSIPVTVLDVSDNRVTQIKTVETDGYTAVQVAFGTRRASRVTKPLAGHLAKAGVQAGEILKEFQIDAVKAAELSNGAVIGVDLFEVGQKVDVQGTSIGKGYAGTIKRYNFASGRASHGNSRSHNVPGSIGMAQDPGRVFPGKRMTGHMGDETVTVQNLEIARIDADRKLLLVKGAVPGAKGGKVFVTPAVKTRAVKGAK, encoded by the coding sequence ATGAGCCTTGGACTCGTAGGTCGCAAGGTTGGCATGACCCGTATCTTCACGGCTGAAGGGGATTCGATTCCCGTCACCGTGCTGGACGTGTCCGACAACCGCGTGACGCAGATCAAGACTGTTGAAACCGACGGCTACACGGCCGTTCAGGTTGCCTTCGGTACGCGCCGTGCATCGCGTGTGACGAAGCCGTTGGCAGGTCATCTCGCCAAAGCCGGCGTTCAAGCCGGTGAAATCCTCAAGGAATTCCAGATCGACGCCGTCAAGGCCGCCGAGCTGTCGAATGGCGCAGTGATCGGTGTGGATCTCTTCGAAGTAGGTCAGAAGGTCGACGTGCAAGGCACCTCGATCGGTAAGGGCTACGCCGGTACCATCAAGCGCTACAACTTCGCGTCGGGTCGTGCATCGCATGGTAACTCGCGTTCGCACAACGTGCCGGGTTCGATCGGTATGGCGCAGGATCCGGGTCGTGTTTTCCCGGGTAAGCGCATGACGGGTCATATGGGTGACGAGACGGTCACCGTGCAGAACCTCGAAATCGCACGTATCGACGCAGATCGCAAGCTGCTGCTGGTCAAGGGTGCTGTTCCGGGTGCGAAGGGCGGCAAGGTTTTCGTGACGCCGGCTGTGAAGACGCGCGCCGTGAAAGGAGCGAAATAA
- the rpsJ gene encoding 30S ribosomal protein S10: MQNQKIRIRLKAFDYRLIDQSAAEIVDTAKRTGAIVRGPVPLPTRIQRFDILRSPHVNKTSRDQLEIRTHQRLMDIVDPTDKTVDALMKLDLPAGVDVEIKLQ, encoded by the coding sequence ATGCAGAACCAGAAAATCCGCATTCGCCTCAAAGCGTTCGACTATCGTCTGATCGATCAATCGGCAGCTGAGATCGTCGACACGGCAAAGCGGACTGGCGCAATCGTTCGTGGTCCGGTGCCCCTGCCGACCCGCATCCAGCGTTTCGACATCCTTCGTTCGCCGCACGTCAACAAGACGTCGCGCGACCAGCTCGAAATCCGCACGCACCAACGCCTGATGGACATCGTCGATCCGACGGACAAGACCGTCGACGCGTTGATGAAGCTGGATCTGCCGGCTGGTGTCGACGTCGAAATCAAGCTGCAGTAA
- the tuf gene encoding elongation factor Tu, translated as MAKGKFERTKPHVNVGTIGHVDHGKTTLTAAITTVLTAKFGGEAKAYDQIDAAPEEKARGITINTAHVEYETANRHYAHVDCPGHADYVKNMITGAAQMDGAILVCSAADGPMPQTREHILLARQVGVPYIIVFLNKCDMVDDAELLELVEMEVRELLSKYDFPGDDTPIIKGSAKLALEGDKGELGEVAIMNLADALDTYIPTPERAVDGAFLMPVEDVFSISGRGTVVTGRVERGIVKVGEEIEIVGIKPTVKTTCTGVEMFRKLLDQGQAGDNVGILLRGTKREDVERGQVLAKPGSITPHTHFTAEVYVLSKDEGGRHTPFFNNYRPQFYFRTTDVTGSIELPKDKEMVMPGDNVSITVKLIAPIAMEEGLRFAIREGGRTVGAGVVAKIIE; from the coding sequence ATGGCTAAAGGTAAATTCGAGCGGACCAAGCCGCACGTGAACGTCGGCACGATCGGTCACGTTGACCACGGCAAGACCACGCTGACGGCAGCGATCACGACGGTGCTGACCGCGAAGTTCGGCGGCGAAGCAAAGGCCTACGACCAGATCGACGCAGCGCCGGAAGAAAAGGCGCGCGGTATCACGATCAACACGGCACACGTCGAGTACGAAACGGCGAACCGCCACTACGCGCACGTCGACTGCCCGGGCCACGCTGACTATGTGAAGAACATGATCACGGGCGCAGCGCAGATGGACGGCGCAATTCTGGTGTGCTCGGCTGCTGACGGCCCGATGCCGCAAACGCGTGAGCACATCCTGCTGGCGCGTCAGGTCGGTGTGCCGTACATCATCGTGTTCCTGAACAAGTGCGACATGGTGGACGACGCCGAGCTGCTCGAGCTGGTCGAAATGGAAGTGCGCGAACTTCTGTCGAAGTACGACTTCCCGGGCGACGACACGCCGATCATCAAGGGTTCGGCGAAGCTGGCGCTCGAAGGCGACAAGGGCGAGCTGGGCGAAGTGGCGATCATGAACCTGGCCGACGCCCTGGACACGTACATCCCGACGCCGGAGCGCGCGGTTGACGGCGCGTTCCTGATGCCGGTGGAAGACGTGTTCTCGATCTCGGGTCGTGGCACGGTGGTGACGGGTCGCGTCGAGCGCGGCATCGTCAAGGTCGGCGAAGAAATCGAAATCGTCGGTATCAAGCCGACGGTGAAGACGACCTGCACGGGCGTGGAAATGTTCCGCAAGCTGCTCGACCAGGGGCAGGCAGGCGACAACGTCGGTATCCTGCTGCGCGGCACGAAGCGTGAAGACGTGGAGCGTGGCCAGGTGCTGGCCAAGCCGGGTTCGATCACGCCGCACACGCACTTCACGGCTGAAGTGTACGTGCTGAGCAAGGACGAAGGCGGCCGTCACACGCCGTTCTTCAACAACTACCGTCCGCAGTTCTACTTCCGTACGACGGACGTGACGGGCTCGATCGAACTGCCGAAGGACAAGGAAATGGTGATGCCGGGCGACAACGTGTCGATCACGGTGAAGCTGATCGCTCCGATCGCCATGGAAGAAGGTCTGCGCTTCGCAATCCGCGAAGGTGGCCGTACCGTCGGCGCAGGTGTCGTTGCTAAGATCATCGAGTAA
- the fusA gene encoding elongation factor G, whose protein sequence is MARKTPIERYRNIGISAHIDAGKTTTTERILFYTGVNHKIGEVHDGAATMDWMEQEQERGITITSAATTAFWKGMAGDRAEHRINIIDTPGHVDFTIEVERSMRVLDGACMVYCAVGGVQPQSETVWRQANKYKVPRLAFINKMDRTGANFFKVYDQLKLRLKANPVPVVVPIGAEENFTGVVDLMKMKAIIWDEASQGTKFSYEDIPAELVDSCNEWREKMIEAAAESSEDLMNKYLEDGELSEAEIIKGLRDRTIACEIQPMLCGTAFKNKGVQRMLDAVLDFLPSPVDIPPVTGELENGEKAERRAADDEKFSALAFKIMTDPFVGQLIFFRVYSGVVNSGDTVLNATKDKKERLGRILQMHANQREEIKEVRAGDIAAAVGLKEATTGDTLCDPQNPIVLERMIFPEPVISQAVEPKTKADQEKMGLALNRLAQEDPSFRVQTDEESGQTIISGMGELHLEILVDRMKREFGVEATVGKPQVAYRETIRATAADVDGKFVKQSGGRGQYGHAVITLEPNEQGKGYEFLDEIKGGVIPREYIPAVDKGIQETLKAGVLAGFPVVDVKVHLTFGSYHDVDSNENAFRMAGSMAFKEAMRKASPVILEPMMAVEVETPEDYMGNVMGDLSGRRGIVQGMEDMVGGGKIVRAEVPLSEMFGYSTSLRSLTQGRATYTMEFKHYAEAPRNVSEAIINAKSK, encoded by the coding sequence GTGGCTCGCAAGACTCCTATCGAGCGCTACCGCAACATCGGTATTAGCGCTCACATCGACGCCGGCAAAACGACGACGACCGAGCGCATCCTGTTCTATACCGGCGTGAACCACAAGATCGGTGAAGTGCACGACGGCGCCGCTACCATGGACTGGATGGAGCAGGAACAGGAACGTGGTATTACCATCACGTCCGCTGCTACGACGGCGTTCTGGAAGGGCATGGCGGGCGACCGTGCCGAGCACCGCATCAACATCATCGACACGCCGGGCCACGTCGACTTCACGATTGAAGTTGAGCGCTCGATGCGCGTGCTCGACGGTGCGTGCATGGTCTACTGCGCAGTGGGCGGCGTGCAGCCGCAATCGGAAACGGTGTGGCGCCAGGCTAACAAGTACAAGGTTCCCCGTCTCGCGTTCATCAACAAGATGGACCGTACCGGCGCGAACTTCTTCAAGGTCTACGACCAGCTCAAGCTGCGTCTGAAGGCGAACCCGGTTCCCGTCGTCGTGCCGATCGGCGCGGAAGAGAACTTCACGGGCGTCGTCGATCTGATGAAGATGAAGGCGATCATTTGGGACGAAGCGTCCCAAGGCACCAAGTTCTCGTACGAAGACATCCCGGCTGAACTGGTCGATTCGTGCAACGAATGGCGCGAAAAGATGATCGAAGCCGCCGCTGAGTCGAGCGAAGACTTGATGAACAAGTACCTCGAAGACGGCGAACTGTCGGAAGCGGAAATCATCAAGGGTCTGCGCGACCGTACGATCGCTTGCGAAATCCAGCCGATGCTGTGCGGCACCGCGTTCAAGAACAAGGGCGTGCAACGCATGCTGGACGCAGTTCTGGACTTCCTGCCGTCGCCCGTCGACATTCCGCCGGTTACCGGCGAACTGGAAAACGGCGAGAAGGCTGAGCGCCGCGCTGCTGACGACGAAAAGTTCTCGGCACTGGCATTCAAGATCATGACCGACCCGTTCGTCGGCCAGCTGATCTTCTTCCGTGTGTATTCGGGCGTCGTCAATTCGGGCGACACGGTTCTGAACGCGACCAAAGACAAGAAGGAACGTCTGGGCCGTATTCTGCAGATGCACGCGAACCAGCGCGAAGAAATCAAGGAAGTGCGCGCGGGCGACATCGCTGCAGCCGTTGGCCTGAAGGAAGCGACGACGGGCGACACGCTGTGCGATCCGCAAAACCCGATCGTGCTGGAACGCATGATTTTCCCGGAGCCGGTGATCTCGCAGGCTGTCGAGCCGAAGACCAAGGCTGACCAGGAGAAGATGGGTCTCGCACTGAACCGTCTGGCTCAGGAAGATCCGTCGTTCCGCGTTCAGACGGACGAAGAATCGGGTCAAACCATCATTTCGGGCATGGGCGAGCTCCACCTCGAAATTCTGGTTGACCGGATGAAGCGTGAATTCGGCGTCGAAGCAACCGTTGGTAAGCCGCAGGTGGCATACCGCGAAACGATTCGCGCGACGGCAGCCGACGTTGACGGCAAGTTCGTCAAGCAGTCGGGCGGCCGCGGCCAGTACGGCCACGCTGTCATCACGCTCGAGCCGAATGAACAAGGCAAGGGCTACGAGTTCCTGGACGAGATCAAGGGTGGTGTGATTCCGCGTGAATACATCCCGGCGGTCGACAAGGGTATCCAGGAAACGCTCAAGGCCGGCGTGCTGGCGGGCTTCCCGGTTGTCGACGTGAAGGTCCACCTGACGTTCGGTTCGTACCACGACGTTGACTCGAACGAAAATGCGTTCCGCATGGCTGGTTCGATGGCGTTCAAGGAAGCAATGCGCAAGGCGAGCCCGGTCATCCTCGAACCGATGATGGCCGTGGAAGTCGAAACGCCTGAAGACTACATGGGCAACGTGATGGGCGACCTGTCGGGCCGTCGCGGTATCGTCCAGGGCATGGAAGACATGGTGGGCGGCGGCAAGATCGTCCGCGCTGAAGTGCCGCTGTCGGAGATGTTTGGCTACTCGACGTCGCTGCGCTCGCTGACGCAAGGCCGCGCAACGTACACGATGGAATTCAAGCACTACGCAGAAGCTCCGCGTAACGTGTCGGAAGCGATCATCAACGCGAAGTCGAAGTAA